A single Pantoea rwandensis DNA region contains:
- the pilO2 gene encoding type 4b pilus protein PilO2, producing MWVFFAAIGGSSRVMGDVTGSRATIELAAKNFLRFNDADAPGLRCAATVDDDRHASTLTDRLSRTQLKRCRLRKRVNAMSVILPAALVTLAVASGIYWYETASEKAEQAAAMAAFRARMALKPEKPAVPARAPHPWASQLPVSVLLSNCWLTREPVFASVAGWRFTDGECVPEGLRLRFIATPGATVEDFSRRARELLGHSAVFNLQEGGKSGDVFIPFKRTSPAGLTDEALPGADAQLMRFISHLQRRNLDVKFTEVKPPAVTPGQEKNTPPQDWREFSFSVSSRLQPERLLQDFDATGLRLTSLSITMSPQGQFDYTMKGSVYAQN from the coding sequence ATGTGGGTGTTCTTTGCCGCCATCGGCGGCAGCTCTCGGGTGATGGGCGACGTGACCGGCTCGCGCGCCACCATTGAACTGGCTGCAAAAAATTTCCTGCGGTTCAACGACGCCGATGCGCCAGGATTAAGGTGTGCCGCGACGGTGGACGACGATCGCCACGCCAGTACGCTGACTGACAGACTCAGCCGCACTCAGCTTAAGCGCTGCCGGCTGCGTAAGCGCGTCAATGCGATGTCAGTTATCCTGCCGGCGGCCCTCGTCACCCTTGCAGTGGCCTCGGGGATTTACTGGTACGAGACCGCCTCTGAGAAAGCCGAACAGGCGGCTGCGATGGCGGCGTTTCGCGCCCGCATGGCCCTTAAGCCTGAAAAACCGGCCGTGCCCGCACGCGCACCACATCCGTGGGCTTCGCAGCTTCCCGTTTCTGTGCTGCTCAGCAACTGCTGGCTCACCCGTGAACCTGTTTTTGCCTCCGTGGCCGGCTGGCGATTTACGGATGGCGAATGCGTGCCGGAAGGGCTGCGTTTGCGGTTTATTGCCACCCCCGGCGCAACCGTGGAGGACTTTTCCCGCCGCGCACGCGAGCTGCTGGGTCACTCAGCCGTCTTCAACCTGCAGGAGGGCGGCAAAAGCGGCGACGTTTTCATTCCCTTCAAACGCACCTCACCCGCCGGACTCACGGACGAAGCGCTCCCCGGTGCTGACGCTCAGCTCATGCGATTTATTTCCCATCTGCAGCGACGGAATCTCGACGTGAAGTTTACCGAGGTGAAGCCGCCGGCTGTCACGCCGGGTCAGGAAAAAAACACGCCCCCGCAGGACTGGCGGGAATTCTCGTTCTCCGTCAGCTCTCGGCTGCAGCCTGAGCGGCTGCTCCAGGATTTTGATGCCACAGGGCTCCGCCTGACCAGCCTGTCCATCACCATGAGCCCGCAGGGGCAGTTTGACTACACGATGAAGGGGAGCGTTTATGCGCAGAATTAA
- a CDS encoding secretin N-terminal domain-containing protein encodes MPRIPFCLTALATAFVLSSCSLTEISKMDKEASGQADTAQRVLQSRQAMTQPTVVWSDKPWVNLQPVAPVVSTPDEKNLPACQITINRPDGISLPELGQRITALCGIRVSITPDAFAALSNVSTGSVTTSQMNGQLPAPDDNGRVPLSQIGSASGQAAPVQQSTALVRGIKFQGDVRDLLDVEASGYGLSWRSDRSGVYFYQQDTRTFQLVILNTKVNSSASINSGSGNQLGSGGGTTGGTTGDISSNQKTDYGMNSDLYDDIRKTIDQMLTPKSGRFWLSAATGTLSVTDTPDVLDRIGRYIEYQNKVLSRQVQAKYSDSQRQPDA; translated from the coding sequence ATGCCGCGTATACCTTTCTGCCTGACAGCGCTGGCCACCGCGTTCGTGCTGTCATCCTGTTCGCTGACAGAAATCAGCAAAATGGATAAAGAAGCTTCAGGACAGGCTGACACTGCTCAGCGGGTGTTGCAGAGCCGACAGGCAATGACCCAACCTACCGTCGTCTGGTCCGACAAACCCTGGGTTAACCTGCAGCCGGTTGCGCCCGTCGTATCCACGCCGGACGAAAAAAATCTGCCTGCCTGCCAGATAACGATAAACCGTCCAGACGGTATATCACTGCCTGAGCTTGGACAACGCATTACCGCGCTTTGCGGCATCAGGGTTTCCATCACGCCGGATGCCTTTGCGGCACTCAGCAACGTTTCAACCGGTAGCGTGACAACCTCGCAGATGAATGGTCAGCTCCCTGCGCCTGATGATAATGGTCGCGTACCACTATCACAGATCGGCTCCGCATCAGGGCAGGCTGCACCTGTTCAGCAAAGCACTGCCCTTGTCCGCGGTATCAAATTCCAGGGCGATGTACGGGATCTGCTGGATGTTGAAGCCAGCGGATACGGTCTGTCCTGGCGTAGTGACCGCAGCGGCGTGTATTTCTACCAGCAGGATACCCGCACATTCCAGCTCGTCATTCTCAATACCAAAGTCAACAGTAGCGCCTCAATCAACTCTGGCTCCGGTAATCAGCTGGGCAGCGGAGGGGGAACTACCGGTGGCACGACCGGTGACATCAGCTCGAACCAGAAGACCGATTACGGTATGAACAGTGACCTGTATGATGATATCCGTAAAACAATCGATCAAATGCTGACACCAAAATCAGGCAGATTCTGGCTGTCTGCCGCCACGGGTACGCTCAGCGTGACGGACACGCCGGATGTGCTTGACCGTATCGGACGATACATCGAATACCAGAACAAAGTCCTGAGTCGTCAGGTTCAAGCTAAATATTCAGATAGTCAGCGTCAGCCAGACGCGTAA
- a CDS encoding type IV pilus biogenesis protein PilM, with protein MGPCYDGVFAALRSQSVTSALALTVSGGRLRMADGTDMNLSLPSGITEGSIVYLN; from the coding sequence ATGGGTCCCTGCTACGATGGCGTTTTTGCCGCCCTGCGAAGCCAGTCAGTGACCTCAGCGCTAGCGCTGACCGTCAGCGGCGGTCGCCTGCGCATGGCTGACGGTACCGATATGAATCTTTCCCTGCCCTCCGGAATAACGGAGGGCAGCATTGTTTACCTCAATTAA
- a CDS encoding toxin co-regulated pilus biosynthesis Q family protein, translating into MSSQTAASPIPGTPVTVAPVGQTWRAEPGSTLKETLTGWASKAPCSNGGNWVVIWPVSLDYRIDAPLIFHGNFESVMVQVFDLYRKAEKPLFAEANRIQCLISVSDTLRAGALRWDSRCRSWCFVVIALMAGDAQRHSSEHVRAAVQQTLPDQLAADMLRTADAVNNWRHGRAVADGPVTPLRQASSLHLTAVFTPSF; encoded by the coding sequence TCAGACATGGCGGGCAGAACCGGGTTCAACCCTGAAAGAGACACTCACCGGCTGGGCTTCGAAGGCGCCGTGCAGTAACGGCGGTAACTGGGTCGTTATCTGGCCGGTATCGCTTGATTACCGCATTGATGCCCCTCTCATTTTCCACGGCAACTTTGAGTCGGTGATGGTTCAGGTATTTGACCTCTATCGCAAGGCCGAAAAACCGCTGTTTGCTGAGGCAAACCGCATTCAATGCCTGATTTCCGTCAGCGACACCCTGCGGGCGGGGGCACTGAGATGGGATTCGCGCTGCCGGTCCTGGTGTTTTGTGGTCATTGCATTGATGGCGGGTGATGCGCAGCGTCATTCGTCAGAGCACGTCCGTGCGGCTGTCCAGCAAACGCTGCCGGACCAGCTGGCCGCAGACATGCTGCGCACAGCCGATGCGGTCAATAACTGGCGCCATGGTCGGGCGGTCGCTGATGGTCCCGTTACCCCGCTCAGACAGGCATCATCCCTGCACCTGACAGCCGTATTCACTCCGTCATTCTGA